Proteins from one Myxococcales bacterium genomic window:
- a CDS encoding hydrogenase iron-sulfur subunit, producing the protein MSESTPDESPGGEATTASPAPAPQADVTEPHESERRSLTVIRDDGERVEPKVRGERVLRLPNAAFQHLDALIQRWVPAELNPLTQTGAIANTSLIVAIVSGIVLLIWYRTSVHSAYDSVVAMGHSRFGAGLMRSVHRYSSDATLLFVGIHAVKLFFERRFGGARWLAWVTGLLLLGLLWLIGWLGYWLVWDERGHLIALGSGHLLDTLPIFADPLSRSFLVDDRLNSLLFFVVFFLHMLLPLAMGIALWLHITRLSRPWFLTRRVMTVWVLASLFLVSIVFPADVVGPAKMALQPEGFTMDWWYLAPIWLTDRMSGGVLWAMVLGAGALFFPIPWYLATGRARPARVVEARCNACEKCYRNCPYAAIQMVPRTDGKAFGVMAQVDPKKCVGCGICAGSCDSAGVGLTWFDSIRQRHRIDQLVDKTLSAETEPLLALMCSESAGATLSVDDETARCKELPGFAVVRIPCAGWVHPLTVERALRRGARGVMIVASGPGSCMYREGGRWAGERMTGAREPVLRTDKVEPGQLLVVELFRTERRRLLDEAKAFAARAPRPKSARPGRATQLIAGLGIAAMFGLVTWAGTAVAYRTPADPSPKLVVSFKHPGKAGENCREPSAEELAKLPKHMRQKRICERRRVAVRVRVEVDGRELSNKAYEPRGIWGDGNSISIERFPLPAGPHDVTIQLGDGMDDREFDHTTTRRVTLAPRHNTVVLFDKMTNFVWYE; encoded by the coding sequence ATGTCCGAGAGCACCCCGGACGAGTCACCCGGGGGCGAGGCGACCACAGCGTCGCCTGCGCCTGCCCCGCAAGCTGACGTTACGGAACCCCACGAGTCCGAGCGCCGCTCACTGACTGTCATCCGCGACGATGGAGAGCGGGTCGAGCCGAAGGTGCGTGGGGAGCGCGTGTTGCGCCTGCCGAACGCGGCATTCCAGCACCTGGACGCGCTGATCCAGCGCTGGGTTCCGGCGGAGCTCAACCCGCTCACTCAGACGGGTGCCATCGCCAACACCTCGCTGATCGTCGCGATCGTCTCCGGCATCGTGCTCTTGATCTGGTACCGGACGAGTGTGCATTCGGCCTACGACTCGGTCGTTGCCATGGGGCACTCCCGGTTCGGCGCCGGCCTGATGCGCAGCGTGCACCGCTACAGCTCCGACGCGACCCTGCTGTTCGTCGGAATTCACGCGGTGAAGCTGTTCTTCGAGCGCCGATTCGGCGGCGCGCGCTGGCTCGCGTGGGTGACCGGTCTGCTCTTGCTCGGTCTGCTGTGGCTGATCGGTTGGCTCGGTTACTGGCTGGTCTGGGACGAGCGAGGCCACCTGATCGCGCTCGGCTCGGGACACCTGCTCGACACCCTGCCGATCTTCGCCGACCCGCTGTCGCGGTCGTTTCTGGTCGACGATCGCCTGAACTCGTTGCTCTTCTTCGTGGTGTTCTTCCTGCACATGCTGTTGCCGTTGGCGATGGGCATCGCCCTCTGGTTGCACATCACCCGCCTGTCGCGGCCCTGGTTCTTGACTCGTCGCGTGATGACGGTGTGGGTGCTCGCCTCGCTCTTTCTCGTGAGCATCGTGTTCCCCGCCGACGTGGTGGGCCCCGCGAAGATGGCGCTTCAACCCGAGGGGTTCACCATGGACTGGTGGTACCTCGCGCCGATCTGGCTCACCGATCGCATGAGTGGGGGTGTGCTCTGGGCCATGGTGCTCGGTGCCGGCGCGCTCTTCTTCCCGATCCCCTGGTACCTCGCGACCGGCCGTGCTCGCCCTGCCAGGGTCGTCGAAGCCCGCTGCAACGCCTGCGAGAAGTGTTATCGCAACTGCCCCTACGCCGCGATCCAGATGGTGCCGCGCACGGACGGAAAAGCCTTCGGGGTCATGGCCCAGGTCGATCCCAAGAAGTGCGTCGGCTGCGGGATCTGCGCCGGCTCGTGCGACTCGGCGGGGGTCGGCCTGACCTGGTTCGACAGCATCCGGCAGCGCCATCGCATCGATCAACTGGTGGACAAGACCCTGAGCGCGGAGACGGAGCCGCTGCTCGCTCTCATGTGCAGCGAGTCGGCAGGGGCGACACTCAGCGTCGACGACGAGACCGCTCGTTGCAAGGAGTTGCCTGGCTTCGCCGTGGTGCGGATCCCCTGTGCGGGCTGGGTCCACCCACTCACCGTCGAGCGCGCGCTGCGGCGCGGCGCCCGCGGTGTGATGATCGTGGCCTCGGGACCCGGCAGCTGCATGTACCGTGAAGGCGGGCGCTGGGCGGGCGAACGCATGACCGGCGCGCGCGAGCCCGTCCTGCGAACGGACAAGGTCGAGCCCGGCCAGCTGCTGGTGGTCGAGCTCTTTCGCACCGAGCGGCGGCGACTGCTGGACGAGGCAAAGGCCTTTGCGGCGCGGGCGCCTCGACCGAAGAGCGCCCGGCCCGGGCGTGCAACCCAACTCATCGCCGGTCTGGGCATCGCGGCCATGTTCGGCCTCGTGACCTGGGCAGGCACGGCGGTCGCGTACCGCACCCCCGCCGATCCCTCACCCAAGCTCGTCGTTTCGTTCAAACATCCGGGCAAGGCCGGAGAAAATTGCCGGGAGCCGAGCGCCGAAGAGCTGGCGAAACTGCCCAAACACATGCGCCAGAAACGCATCTGTGAGCGACGGCGAGTCGCGGTGCGGGTGCGGGTCGAGGTCGACGGACGCGAGCTCTCGAACAAGGCCTATGAGCCGCGGGGGATCTGGGGCGACGGCAACAGCATCAGCATCGAGCGCTTTCCCCTCCCCGCCGGTCCGCACGACGTGACGATTCAGCTGGGGGATGGCATGGACGATCGCGAGTTCGACCATACGACCACTCGTAGGGTCACGCTTGCGCCGCGGCACAACACCGTCGTGCTGTTCGACAAGATGACGAACTTCGTCTGGTACGAGTGA